One genomic window of Quercus lobata isolate SW786 chromosome 9, ValleyOak3.0 Primary Assembly, whole genome shotgun sequence includes the following:
- the LOC115962255 gene encoding uncharacterized protein LOC115962255 isoform X4, translated as MGALAPVSTWNPEDDLLLKNAVEAGASLESLAKGAVQFSRRFTVRELQDRWHSLLYDPVISAEASPHMIAIERSGSTLPSKLNRFGNSKENKSVCGKRKADSVRSYYYALLKRLCNDPLNSMDLSFFVAPGDCNYIANGNEPLPGDCMPGDTMPNHCGLEGSNMDIMHHVFPQNLMDGGAATADTAANGHDFHPGLQLPGEEDFYIEQDNIHNEIPHPFEENLPFTVNGSVFEEYVQPKQLLAHSMLEADDLGLEPSSTFDQINNDPGHICSEFEGNQVFSSPMSECGASFHNLEFSSPLHEMSIWGPVEGLAASSMPDVGLGEKDLHTGDRFELLDDDFGKNATTSGYDVHSDFKLGSEMPCDGLRSPTASAEGYLAELSNSLLNFTNEEELLAMGDGKEAIDKSYYDGLSSLLSNSQNDVCQNHIPSITEPETSVALDTDIKKPPIACSGELEENRGPHYDDGCIAHVSGTQMLSSLSHSNPQFPDLCDKEVICCTLNTEDPDIPCNDDFIPPKQFSPSSVSFVSQNKFQEANNPNSSTINDILVNQRARERGVLMKREGKNLGECHVSSKNIGPHVLPEPSVNHPIGGSGVKFELPNSDSPLVASKGVGIAYGGTDQLNSASLSTDALKEETKGVSPVKHLSHNQMDSFIKKPALVCDSFKGCTQTNASGIKLELDVPAMIQDYQSTHAEVASVDIVMSEPVVKPTTSDQEEAPVESDDDVPHYSDIEAMILDMDLDPEDQDLFSNEEVLRYQNEETKRAIIRLEQGAHSYMQRAIASHGAFAVLYGRHSKHYIKKPEVLMCYKSG; from the exons ATGGGAGCTCTTGCTCCGGTGTCTACATGGAACCCTGAAGATGACCTTTTGCTTAAGAACGCTGTTGAG GCTGGTGCTTCTTTGGAATCACTTGCTAAAGGTGCAGTGCAATTTTCTCGAAGATTTACTGTTCGAGAACTGCAAGATCGGTGGCATTCTCTCCTTTATGATCCAGTTATTTCTGCAGAAGCTTCCCCTCACATGATTGCGATTGAGCGTTCTGGTTCAACTCTTCCATCAAAATTGAATAGATTTGGCaactcaaaagaaaacaaatcgGTTTGTGGGAAGAGAAAGGCTGACAGTGTCCGTAGTTATTACTATGCTCTGCTCAAAAGATTATGCAATGATCCACTTAATTCCATGGATCTAAGTTTTTTTGTTGCACCTGGTGATTGCAATTACATTGCAAATGGAAATGAGCCTTTACCTGGAGATTGCATGCCTGGTGATACCATGCCAAATCATTGCGGACTTGAAGGGTCGAATATGGATATTATGCATCATGTTTTTCCACAAAATCTGATGGATGGTGGCGCTGCTACTGCTGATACTGCTGCTAATGGCCATGACTTTCATCCAGGACTCCAGCTACCAGGTGAAGAAGATTTTTATATTGAGCAAGATAACATACACAACGAAATTCCTCATCCTTTTGAAGAAAATCTACCTTTTACTGTGAATGGCTCTGTGTTTGAGGAATACGTTCAACCAAAACAATTGCTGGCACACAGCATGTTGGAAGCTGATGATTTAGGTTTGGAACCTTCATCTACATTTGATCAAATTAATAATGATCCAGGACATATCTGCTCGGAATTTGAAGGTAATCAGGTGTTCAGTTCACCTATGTCAGAGTGTGGTGCATCATTTCACAACTTGGAATTTTCATCTCCACTTCATGAAATGTCTATATGGGGACCAGTTGAGGGCCTTGCAGCATCATCTATGCCTGATGTTGGCCTTGGAGAAAAAGATCTGCACACTGGAGATAGGTTTGAACTTCTTGATGATGATTTTGGTAAGAATGCAACAACATCAGGGTATGATGTTCACTCAGATTTCAAGTTGGGAAGTGAAATGCCTTGTGATGGTTTGAGAAGTCCAACTGCTAGTGCAGAAGGATATTTGGCAGAACTGTCTAATTCTCTCTTGAATTTTACAAATGAGGAAGAACTCTTGGCCATGGGTGATGGAAAAGAAGCTATTGATAAATCTTACTATGATGGCCTTAGTTCACTTTTGTCGAATTCCCAGAATGATGTATGTCAAAATCACATACCCAGTATAACTGAACCAGAGACATCAGTAGCTCTAGATACAGATATCAAGAAACCACCTATTGCATGTTCTGGAGAGTTAGAGGAGAACAGGGGGCCTCACTACGATGATGGCTGTATAGCTCATGTTTCAGGGACCCAAATGCTATCATCTTTATCACATTCAAATCCTCAGTTTCCTGATCTGTGTGACAAAGAAGTTATTTGCTGTACATTGAACACTGAGGATCCAGATATTCCATGCAATGATGATTTTATCCCACCAAAACAATTTTCCCCATCGTCTGTTTCCtttgtatcacaaaataaatttcaagaaGCTaataatccaaattcttcaactaTTAATGATATCTTAGTTAATCAAAGAGCTCGAGAAAGAGGCGTTCTGAtgaagagagaaggaaaaaaccTTGGAGAGTGTCATGTGTCTTCTAAGAACATAGGCCCACATGTGTTGCCTGAACCCAGTGTGAACCATCCAATTGGTGGCTCTGGGGTTAAGTTTGAGTTACCGAATAGTGATTCCCCACTTGTGGCGTCTAAGGGTGTAGGTATTGCTTATGGTGGTACAGATCAACTTAATTCAGCTAGTCTGAGCACTGATGCTTTGAAGGAAGAAACTAAAGGAGTTTCACCAGTAAAACATCTCAGTCATAACCAAATGGATTCATTTATAAAGAAGCCAGCTCTTGTTTGTGATAGCTTTAAAGGCTGTACCCAGACAAATGCTAGTGGCATTAAACTGGAACTAGATGTACCAGCTATGATTCAAGATTATCAATCAACACATGCAGAAGTAGCATCTGTAGATATTGTTATGTCAGAACCTGTAGTAAAACCTACGACATCAGATCAGGAAGAGGCACCTGTTGAGAGTGATGATGATGTACCTCATTATTCAGATATTGAGGCAATG ATACTTGATATGGACTTGGATCCGGAGGACCAGGATCTATTTTCTAATGAGGAAG TTTTAAGATATCAGAATGAGGAAACTAAGAGGGCAATCATACGGCTGGAGCAGGGTGCTCATTCTTATATGCAAAGAGCCATTGCATCTCATGGAGCATTTGCCGTTTTGTATGGTCGCCATTCAAAGCATTATATTAAAAAACCTGAG
- the LOC115962255 gene encoding uncharacterized protein LOC115962255 isoform X3, with amino-acid sequence MGALAPVSTWNPEDDLLLKNAVEAGASLESLAKGAVQFSRRFTVRELQDRWHSLLYDPVISAEASPHMIAIERSGSTLPSKLNRFGNSKENKSVCGKRKADSVRSYYYALLKRLCNDPLNSMDLSFFVAPGDCNYIANGNEPLPGDCMPGDTMPNHCGLEGSNMDIMHHVFPQNLMDGGAATADTAANGHDFHPGLQLPGEEDFYIEQDNIHNEIPHPFEENLPFTVNGSVFEEYVQPKQLLAHSMLEADDLGLEPSSTFDQINNDPGHICSEFEGNQVFSSPMSECGASFHNLEFSSPLHEMSIWGPVEGLAASSMPDVGLGEKDLHTGDRFELLDDDFGKNATTSGYDVHSDFKLGSEMPCDGLRSPTASAEGYLAELSNSLLNFTNEEELLAMGDGKEAIDKSYYDGLSSLLSNSQNDVCQNHIPSITEPETSVALDTDIKKPPIACSGELEENRGPHYDDGCIAHVSGTQMLSSLSHSNPQFPDLCDKEVICCTLNTEDPDIPCNDDFIPPKQFSPSSVSFVSQNKFQEANNPNSSTINDILVNQRARERGVLMKREGKNLGECHVSSKNIGPHVLPEPSVNHPIGGSGVKFELPNSDSPLVASKGVGIAYGGTDQLNSASLSTDALKEETKGVSPVKHLSHNQMDSFIKKPALVCDSFKGCTQTNASGIKLELDVPAMIQDYQSTHAEVASVDIVMSEPVVKPTTSDQEEAPVESDDDVPHYSDIEAMILDMDLDPEDQDLFSNEEVLRYQNEETKRAIIRLEQGAHSYMQRAIASHGAFAVLYGRHSKHYIKKPEANQWKCMVQIVQIIVR; translated from the exons ATGGGAGCTCTTGCTCCGGTGTCTACATGGAACCCTGAAGATGACCTTTTGCTTAAGAACGCTGTTGAG GCTGGTGCTTCTTTGGAATCACTTGCTAAAGGTGCAGTGCAATTTTCTCGAAGATTTACTGTTCGAGAACTGCAAGATCGGTGGCATTCTCTCCTTTATGATCCAGTTATTTCTGCAGAAGCTTCCCCTCACATGATTGCGATTGAGCGTTCTGGTTCAACTCTTCCATCAAAATTGAATAGATTTGGCaactcaaaagaaaacaaatcgGTTTGTGGGAAGAGAAAGGCTGACAGTGTCCGTAGTTATTACTATGCTCTGCTCAAAAGATTATGCAATGATCCACTTAATTCCATGGATCTAAGTTTTTTTGTTGCACCTGGTGATTGCAATTACATTGCAAATGGAAATGAGCCTTTACCTGGAGATTGCATGCCTGGTGATACCATGCCAAATCATTGCGGACTTGAAGGGTCGAATATGGATATTATGCATCATGTTTTTCCACAAAATCTGATGGATGGTGGCGCTGCTACTGCTGATACTGCTGCTAATGGCCATGACTTTCATCCAGGACTCCAGCTACCAGGTGAAGAAGATTTTTATATTGAGCAAGATAACATACACAACGAAATTCCTCATCCTTTTGAAGAAAATCTACCTTTTACTGTGAATGGCTCTGTGTTTGAGGAATACGTTCAACCAAAACAATTGCTGGCACACAGCATGTTGGAAGCTGATGATTTAGGTTTGGAACCTTCATCTACATTTGATCAAATTAATAATGATCCAGGACATATCTGCTCGGAATTTGAAGGTAATCAGGTGTTCAGTTCACCTATGTCAGAGTGTGGTGCATCATTTCACAACTTGGAATTTTCATCTCCACTTCATGAAATGTCTATATGGGGACCAGTTGAGGGCCTTGCAGCATCATCTATGCCTGATGTTGGCCTTGGAGAAAAAGATCTGCACACTGGAGATAGGTTTGAACTTCTTGATGATGATTTTGGTAAGAATGCAACAACATCAGGGTATGATGTTCACTCAGATTTCAAGTTGGGAAGTGAAATGCCTTGTGATGGTTTGAGAAGTCCAACTGCTAGTGCAGAAGGATATTTGGCAGAACTGTCTAATTCTCTCTTGAATTTTACAAATGAGGAAGAACTCTTGGCCATGGGTGATGGAAAAGAAGCTATTGATAAATCTTACTATGATGGCCTTAGTTCACTTTTGTCGAATTCCCAGAATGATGTATGTCAAAATCACATACCCAGTATAACTGAACCAGAGACATCAGTAGCTCTAGATACAGATATCAAGAAACCACCTATTGCATGTTCTGGAGAGTTAGAGGAGAACAGGGGGCCTCACTACGATGATGGCTGTATAGCTCATGTTTCAGGGACCCAAATGCTATCATCTTTATCACATTCAAATCCTCAGTTTCCTGATCTGTGTGACAAAGAAGTTATTTGCTGTACATTGAACACTGAGGATCCAGATATTCCATGCAATGATGATTTTATCCCACCAAAACAATTTTCCCCATCGTCTGTTTCCtttgtatcacaaaataaatttcaagaaGCTaataatccaaattcttcaactaTTAATGATATCTTAGTTAATCAAAGAGCTCGAGAAAGAGGCGTTCTGAtgaagagagaaggaaaaaaccTTGGAGAGTGTCATGTGTCTTCTAAGAACATAGGCCCACATGTGTTGCCTGAACCCAGTGTGAACCATCCAATTGGTGGCTCTGGGGTTAAGTTTGAGTTACCGAATAGTGATTCCCCACTTGTGGCGTCTAAGGGTGTAGGTATTGCTTATGGTGGTACAGATCAACTTAATTCAGCTAGTCTGAGCACTGATGCTTTGAAGGAAGAAACTAAAGGAGTTTCACCAGTAAAACATCTCAGTCATAACCAAATGGATTCATTTATAAAGAAGCCAGCTCTTGTTTGTGATAGCTTTAAAGGCTGTACCCAGACAAATGCTAGTGGCATTAAACTGGAACTAGATGTACCAGCTATGATTCAAGATTATCAATCAACACATGCAGAAGTAGCATCTGTAGATATTGTTATGTCAGAACCTGTAGTAAAACCTACGACATCAGATCAGGAAGAGGCACCTGTTGAGAGTGATGATGATGTACCTCATTATTCAGATATTGAGGCAATG ATACTTGATATGGACTTGGATCCGGAGGACCAGGATCTATTTTCTAATGAGGAAG TTTTAAGATATCAGAATGAGGAAACTAAGAGGGCAATCATACGGCTGGAGCAGGGTGCTCATTCTTATATGCAAAGAGCCATTGCATCTCATGGAGCATTTGCCGTTTTGTATGGTCGCCATTCAAAGCATTATATTAAAAAACCTGAG